A portion of the Sphaerochaeta pleomorpha str. Grapes genome contains these proteins:
- a CDS encoding helix-turn-helix domain-containing protein translates to MKHIILFTYILIFSTGFAALVALIILDIRKKGMFVHRMIVVQALFIANLALVAVYYYLDQVVGLVSVEGSSLEQGMGAFGALLNIALYFSILGVLSSKEFALVKKYLLSVARLLNVCSIILLTVNLFFHVFGNGINSLVWSVILYLLIALTIGFFGLILLLADSYQTSQSLKTLVRGIGWCSVAFVPLGLGEFVLNRFTANMYHPLSLEYLYYLGCNGVMIVASLQSLAKRASAETAFGILNEEVAAKFSLTGREKEMANKIAQGKSNKEIAFDLGISEATVRTHIYNLYQKVGAQSRIELLNLLHD, encoded by the coding sequence ATGAAGCACATTATTCTGTTCACGTATATATTGATTTTCTCAACTGGCTTCGCAGCTCTCGTTGCGCTCATAATCCTTGATATACGAAAAAAAGGGATGTTTGTTCATCGTATGATCGTCGTACAGGCTTTGTTTATCGCAAACCTTGCACTAGTTGCCGTGTACTATTACCTCGACCAGGTAGTAGGCTTGGTGAGCGTAGAGGGTTCATCTCTGGAACAAGGTATGGGGGCTTTTGGGGCATTGCTGAATATAGCTCTCTATTTTTCGATTCTAGGGGTCCTCTCCAGTAAAGAATTTGCATTAGTAAAGAAATACTTACTTTCTGTGGCACGGTTGCTGAATGTTTGTTCAATCATTCTTTTGACAGTCAACCTGTTTTTCCATGTGTTTGGAAACGGGATCAACTCGCTTGTTTGGTCAGTTATTCTCTATCTGCTGATTGCGTTGACTATAGGATTCTTCGGTTTAATTCTCTTGCTCGCCGATTCTTACCAAACAAGCCAATCTCTAAAGACTCTGGTAAGAGGAATTGGATGGTGCTCTGTTGCGTTTGTCCCGCTCGGGCTGGGTGAATTTGTTCTCAATAGGTTTACCGCGAACATGTATCATCCCTTGTCGTTGGAGTATCTCTATTATCTCGGATGTAACGGTGTCATGATTGTTGCATCCCTTCAGTCACTTGCAAAGAGGGCGTCTGCTGAAACTGCCTTCGGGATTCTCAACGAGGAGGTTGCAGCCAAATTTTCCCTTACCGGAAGGGAAAAGGAAATGGCAAACAAAATTGCACAGGGAAAATCGAATAAGGAGATTGCCTTCGATTTGGGGATTTCTGAAGCCACGGTAAGGACGCATATCTACAACCTGTACCAGAAAGTGGGGGCGCAGAGTAGGATTGAACTGCTCAATCTCCTGCATGATTGA
- the rpmE gene encoding 50S ribosomal protein L31, with protein MKKGIHPRYEIAEVRCSCGNVIKTKTTSKNLEVEICSACHPFFTGTQKMVDTAGRIERFKRRYSLEK; from the coding sequence ATGAAAAAGGGAATTCATCCCCGTTATGAAATTGCCGAGGTCCGTTGCTCTTGCGGTAATGTGATTAAAACCAAGACGACATCAAAGAATCTTGAAGTCGAAATTTGTTCTGCCTGCCATCCGTTCTTTACCGGAACCCAGAAAATGGTTGACACCGCCGGACGTATCGAACGCTTTAAGAGAAGATACAGTCTGGAAAAATAA
- a CDS encoding cysteine desulfurase family protein: MDNQIIYLDNNATTRMADEVIQAVSEALVIYGNASSMHGFGRDAAAAIEQARHQVASLIDCDPSEVVFTSGASEANNTVFNIFRDKIDLGSKRNRIVTTTIEHPSIIETVKFLKSRGYLVDEVPVDKTGRVDLATLKTYLGEDVALVSVMTGNNETGTIQPIEEITKLVHAVGAYMHTDATQAIGKIPVSMKDWDVDYMSLSGHKFYGPKGIGVLAVKKKVPFETFIHGGHQEGGKRAGTYNTPSIVGIGVAAELAEKNLESESKHLWHLREMLRLGIVQTIPNVVVNGNQEHCLPGTLDVSFPSAEGESILLYLDLDGIEVSTGSACASGSLEPSYVLLASGVDIELAHGSIRFSFGHYNTEDDVKYVLQKLPPIIKRLRELSTR; this comes from the coding sequence ATGGATAATCAGATTATATATCTGGATAACAATGCGACAACCCGCATGGCTGACGAGGTCATACAGGCTGTTAGCGAAGCATTGGTTATATACGGGAATGCCTCGAGCATGCATGGCTTTGGCCGTGATGCTGCGGCGGCTATCGAACAGGCGAGGCATCAGGTTGCCTCGTTGATAGATTGTGATCCCAGCGAAGTTGTATTTACCAGTGGAGCAAGCGAAGCAAACAACACAGTTTTCAATATTTTCAGGGATAAGATAGATTTAGGTTCAAAACGGAACAGGATTGTAACAACGACAATTGAGCATCCCTCGATTATCGAAACCGTTAAATTTCTCAAATCGCGCGGGTATTTGGTGGATGAAGTTCCCGTGGATAAAACGGGCAGGGTAGATCTTGCTACCCTTAAAACCTATCTGGGCGAAGATGTTGCATTGGTTTCGGTAATGACCGGAAACAATGAAACCGGGACTATCCAGCCGATCGAAGAGATTACAAAGCTGGTCCATGCCGTGGGAGCCTACATGCACACGGATGCTACCCAGGCTATTGGGAAAATCCCTGTATCCATGAAAGACTGGGATGTCGATTACATGAGTCTTTCCGGGCATAAATTCTATGGTCCGAAAGGTATTGGGGTTCTTGCCGTAAAGAAAAAGGTTCCTTTCGAGACATTTATACACGGGGGTCACCAAGAAGGGGGGAAGCGTGCCGGTACCTATAACACCCCCTCGATCGTAGGGATTGGCGTTGCTGCCGAGCTGGCAGAGAAAAACCTTGAGAGCGAGAGCAAACATCTTTGGCACCTCAGGGAAATGCTTCGTCTCGGAATTGTGCAAACCATTCCAAACGTTGTGGTCAATGGCAACCAGGAACACTGCCTGCCAGGGACCTTGGATGTTTCGTTTCCGAGTGCAGAGGGGGAGTCGATTCTTCTCTATCTCGACTTGGACGGTATTGAGGTTTCTACGGGAAGCGCCTGTGCCAGTGGTTCGCTTGAGCCCAGTTATGTACTGCTTGCTTCCGGTGTAGATATTGAATTGGCCCATGGTTCTATCCGATTCAGTTTCGGGCACTACAATACGGAAGATGACGTGAAGTATGTGTTGCAGAAGTTACCGCCGATTATCAAGCGCTTAAGGGAGTTGTCAACAAGATGA
- a CDS encoding nicotinamide-nucleotide amidohydrolase family protein — MLYKSVSVFVIGTELTRGVIADKHCQVIASQLTQLGYRIDRMVLVPDDGTIDAVIRDCIDTCDVILLTGGLGPTSDDLTRSIVASIAGVTLVRDQECFETLYKRIGDRIWGANEQQTMIPQGFEPVPNPNGTAPGFKGFISKGDRLVACSAMPGPPREMDPMFFDQILPWLAELRGHDDFSRDEYSTFMIPEAKLEELCKSVAGEGIQWGTRFQDLKISLYLVGSSKEARDAMAERLQRLVGPSLVVPGEVLPLDLLTGVLKKNHLTVSCAESCTGGYAAKLLTDEAGSSSWFWGGAVTYANEAKMALLGVKEQTLATFGAVSSECVLEMAEGIRSVSQSDVGFSVSGVAGPSGGTEEKPVGTVWFGFSMKDRANQAVKLQISSWGRDSVRRKATVISLILTSLYINGDDLLDTVRKWQYI, encoded by the coding sequence ATGCTCTATAAAAGTGTCTCGGTATTTGTAATCGGTACAGAACTGACCAGAGGGGTCATTGCCGATAAGCATTGTCAGGTAATAGCCTCCCAGTTAACGCAACTGGGATATAGGATTGACCGGATGGTTCTCGTTCCTGATGACGGGACTATCGATGCAGTCATCCGGGATTGCATCGATACTTGTGATGTCATTTTGCTTACCGGGGGGCTTGGCCCCACCAGTGATGACCTGACTCGGAGTATTGTTGCCTCCATTGCCGGAGTAACACTTGTAAGGGACCAGGAATGCTTTGAAACGTTATATAAACGGATTGGGGATCGAATCTGGGGTGCAAATGAGCAGCAAACTATGATTCCCCAGGGGTTTGAACCGGTTCCTAATCCGAACGGTACAGCACCTGGTTTCAAAGGTTTTATCTCCAAGGGGGACCGTTTGGTCGCCTGTTCTGCCATGCCTGGGCCTCCCCGGGAAATGGATCCGATGTTTTTCGACCAGATATTGCCTTGGCTTGCAGAATTGAGAGGCCATGATGATTTCTCCCGTGATGAATATTCAACCTTCATGATACCCGAGGCCAAGCTGGAAGAACTCTGCAAGAGTGTCGCCGGGGAGGGCATCCAATGGGGTACTCGCTTTCAGGATTTGAAAATCAGCCTGTATCTGGTCGGTAGTTCCAAAGAAGCCAGAGATGCAATGGCCGAACGGCTCCAGCGATTGGTAGGCCCGTCTCTGGTGGTGCCGGGGGAAGTCTTGCCCCTGGACCTTTTGACCGGGGTGTTGAAAAAGAACCATCTTACTGTCAGCTGTGCCGAGAGTTGCACCGGTGGCTACGCAGCAAAGCTATTGACTGATGAAGCAGGTAGTTCCTCTTGGTTCTGGGGTGGGGCAGTCACCTATGCCAACGAGGCAAAAATGGCCCTCTTGGGAGTCAAGGAGCAGACCCTTGCAACCTTTGGCGCCGTGAGCAGTGAATGCGTATTGGAAATGGCAGAGGGAATTCGTTCTGTTTCCCAAAGCGATGTTGGTTTTTCTGTCAGCGGGGTAGCCGGACCTTCAGGAGGAACCGAAGAAAAGCCGGTCGGCACAGTCTGGTTTGGTTTCTCGATGAAGGATAGGGCTAACCAGGCAGTCAAACTACAGATTTCTTCCTGGGGAAGAGATTCTGTGAGGCGAAAGGCCACTGTTATTTCCCTGATTCTCACCAGTCTGTATATCAACGGAGATGACTTGCTTGACACGGTTCGAAAGTGGCAATATATTTAA
- the rho gene encoding transcription termination factor Rho, protein MSSEEIMNEQNDVMPGSEQNSEKKSVRRITRKKGGLVVKASESTPAVEEKVASPEPASPVSEQKKRRGRPKKASVAKTEEPREERIEKSEEKKQEKKHDRNVQIEQPQLDFVATESTQQNSPASPASPTPTTRSAQPSSESDRDYQQTPSQNTGSQNQQSNPNQYRKNTAQYSTRNGSRPQQNRQHPRGNYQKNQPYQQNRGMRQNQQDDSLNDLNIEDHPEAPILNVNDYASLPIEDLREVGIERGMNPETILDLRKQEILAEILRIHSAKGGVIVGMGTLEILPDGFGFLRSSNNSYLSGLEDIYVSPAQVKSLSLKTGDVVYGQVRTPRDSERFFAILRILKVNDDEPVVAKMRAPFDSLTPLFPDERLRLETTEEDMSTRIIDMFCPIGKGQRSLIVAPPRTGKTVLMQKIANSISTNYPEVVLMVLLVDERPEEVTDMRRHVKGEVIASTFDEQASRHVQVAEMVIEKAKRLVEHKKDVVILLDSITRLARAYNQTVPASGKILSGGVDSNALHKPKRFFGAARNIEFGGSLTIIATGLIETGSRMDEVIFEEFKGTGNNEIILDRRLADKRQFPAINIKKSGTRREDLLLPADEAARIWLCRNAVNDMDDQEMTPFLIDKIRKTKDNEAFLRSINTGIPTNSAGY, encoded by the coding sequence ATGTCTTCCGAAGAAATAATGAATGAGCAAAATGACGTAATGCCGGGTTCTGAACAGAATTCTGAAAAGAAATCGGTACGACGTATTACACGAAAGAAAGGTGGGCTCGTGGTCAAAGCCTCCGAATCGACTCCAGCAGTGGAAGAAAAGGTAGCTTCTCCCGAACCTGCCTCCCCTGTTTCCGAACAGAAAAAACGTAGGGGCCGTCCAAAGAAAGCTTCTGTAGCCAAAACAGAAGAGCCTAGAGAAGAACGGATAGAAAAAAGCGAAGAGAAGAAACAAGAAAAAAAACATGATAGAAATGTACAGATTGAGCAACCCCAGCTTGATTTTGTTGCAACGGAGAGTACACAGCAAAACTCACCTGCTTCTCCTGCTTCACCGACTCCAACTACTCGTTCAGCGCAACCTTCTTCTGAGAGCGACAGGGATTACCAACAGACTCCTAGCCAGAACACAGGCAGTCAAAACCAACAAAGCAATCCAAACCAATATAGAAAGAATACTGCACAATATAGCACCCGAAATGGTAGCAGGCCCCAGCAGAATCGACAGCATCCCCGGGGAAATTACCAGAAAAACCAACCGTATCAGCAAAATCGCGGGATGCGGCAAAACCAACAGGATGATTCACTCAATGATTTGAACATTGAAGACCATCCGGAAGCACCCATCCTCAATGTGAATGATTACGCCTCGCTTCCGATTGAGGATTTGCGAGAAGTAGGAATTGAGAGAGGGATGAATCCTGAAACCATTCTGGACCTTCGAAAACAGGAGATTCTTGCTGAGATCCTGAGGATTCACAGTGCAAAGGGTGGTGTTATCGTTGGGATGGGCACCCTTGAAATCCTTCCTGACGGGTTTGGCTTTCTTCGGTCCTCGAATAACAGTTATCTGTCCGGTCTTGAAGATATCTATGTTTCCCCTGCCCAGGTCAAATCCCTCAGTCTCAAAACAGGGGATGTTGTATATGGCCAAGTCAGGACTCCCCGTGACAGCGAGCGCTTTTTTGCGATACTGAGAATCCTGAAAGTAAATGACGATGAGCCGGTAGTTGCAAAAATGCGGGCTCCTTTCGATAGCCTTACCCCATTGTTCCCTGACGAACGGCTTCGCCTGGAGACCACAGAGGAAGACATGTCCACCAGGATTATCGATATGTTCTGCCCAATCGGAAAAGGACAGAGATCTTTGATTGTTGCTCCTCCCCGCACCGGTAAAACAGTCCTTATGCAGAAAATTGCAAACTCCATCAGCACCAACTACCCAGAGGTTGTCCTCATGGTCCTGCTCGTTGATGAGCGACCTGAGGAAGTTACCGATATGCGTCGCCATGTCAAAGGCGAGGTTATTGCCTCTACCTTCGATGAACAGGCTTCACGGCATGTCCAGGTGGCAGAAATGGTGATCGAAAAGGCAAAGCGCTTGGTTGAGCACAAAAAAGATGTAGTGATACTGCTTGATTCAATTACCCGTTTGGCCCGTGCGTATAACCAAACGGTTCCCGCAAGCGGTAAAATCCTCAGCGGTGGTGTTGACTCAAATGCCTTGCACAAGCCAAAAAGGTTTTTTGGTGCTGCAAGAAATATCGAGTTTGGAGGAAGCCTAACCATTATTGCTACCGGTTTGATCGAGACCGGGTCGAGAATGGATGAGGTCATCTTTGAAGAGTTCAAAGGCACCGGTAACAATGAGATTATCCTTGACCGCCGTTTAGCTGACAAACGACAGTTCCCGGCAATAAACATCAAGAAAAGTGGGACGAGACGTGAGGATCTGTTGCTTCCTGCTGATGAAGCTGCCAGGATTTGGCTTTGCAGAAATGCTGTCAATGACATGGATGATCAGGAGATGACTCCTTTCCTCATTGACAAAATTCGGAAGACAAAGGATAATGAGGCGTTCTTACGTTCGATAAATACAGGTATTCCTACGAATTCTGCAGGTTATTAG
- a CDS encoding iron-sulfur cluster assembly scaffold protein: protein MNNFMSQWVYTPIVKDHFMNPRNTWREDEHFEADGVGEVGSLACGDQMRVAIKVKDDVISDLRWLTYGCASAIASTSMMSELAIGMTLEEAYRMTPDMITTALGGLPDHKFHCSVLGDKALRAAIDDFLEKQGRDNPFKKTIAKVICECKNVTDIKIEELVKNGEAKTLEDLERLTGYGTGCGKCKAQVSDLFDEFKHIYDK from the coding sequence ATGAATAATTTTATGAGCCAGTGGGTATATACCCCAATAGTAAAAGACCATTTTATGAACCCTCGCAATACCTGGAGGGAAGACGAGCATTTTGAAGCCGATGGAGTGGGTGAAGTTGGTTCGCTTGCCTGTGGAGACCAGATGAGAGTCGCTATCAAGGTTAAGGACGATGTAATTTCTGACCTTCGTTGGCTGACGTACGGTTGTGCCTCTGCAATAGCAAGCACTTCAATGATGAGCGAACTTGCTATTGGCATGACACTCGAAGAAGCCTATCGCATGACCCCTGATATGATTACAACGGCCCTTGGGGGGCTTCCTGACCATAAGTTCCATTGCTCAGTCCTTGGGGACAAGGCCTTGCGTGCAGCGATTGATGATTTTCTGGAGAAACAGGGAAGAGACAACCCTTTCAAGAAGACCATCGCCAAGGTAATCTGCGAATGCAAGAATGTTACCGATATCAAAATTGAGGAGCTGGTCAAGAACGGAGAAGCCAAGACCTTGGAAGATCTGGAAAGACTGACAGGGTATGGTACCGGTTGTGGCAAATGCAAAGCACAGGTCTCCGATTTGTTTGACGAGTTCAAGCATATTTACGATAAGTAA
- the surE gene encoding 5'/3'-nucleotidase SurE, with the protein MTILLTNDDGYKSEGIAILESFLKRAGHEIWVCAPSHERSASSHSMTLRGEIIVTEYSLMHYHCSGTPSDCILYARKGNLFPRIPDLVISGINHGYNISTDILYSGTVGAASEAALMDMKSIAISCMKDSQGQFPFVHAAQFLVDHLSSFYPLCSAETILNINMPPNWNGNWKACGMSHLDYHDAVEKQQNADQKTYDTNGVRFGTSIIMSLKGGIPPVQKCDSEGTDFQAVTDGFASVSALSVLPPLNTPVQEKLVAMGKRSIHV; encoded by the coding sequence ATGACAATATTGCTGACAAATGATGATGGATATAAGAGCGAAGGAATAGCGATTCTTGAATCGTTCCTTAAACGCGCAGGCCACGAGATATGGGTCTGTGCGCCTTCTCATGAAAGAAGCGCAAGCAGCCATTCGATGACCCTCAGGGGTGAAATCATTGTCACCGAGTATTCATTGATGCATTATCATTGCAGCGGAACTCCTTCTGATTGTATTCTGTATGCCCGTAAAGGCAATTTATTTCCCCGTATTCCCGACTTGGTGATTAGCGGGATTAACCACGGGTACAATATTTCTACCGATATTCTCTATTCCGGCACAGTGGGGGCTGCAAGTGAAGCCGCCCTGATGGATATGAAGTCCATTGCTATCAGTTGCATGAAAGATTCTCAGGGACAATTCCCTTTTGTCCATGCAGCCCAGTTTCTGGTAGATCATCTTTCCTCCTTCTATCCGCTATGCAGTGCGGAAACGATCCTGAATATAAACATGCCTCCCAACTGGAACGGAAACTGGAAAGCCTGTGGAATGAGTCACCTTGATTATCACGATGCAGTGGAGAAACAACAAAACGCCGACCAGAAGACGTACGACACCAATGGTGTTCGTTTTGGAACCTCCATCATCATGTCCTTGAAGGGTGGTATTCCCCCTGTACAGAAATGTGACTCAGAGGGGACCGACTTCCAAGCTGTTACCGATGGGTTTGCAAGTGTTTCCGCCCTTTCTGTGCTACCCCCGCTCAATACACCTGTGCAGGAGAAGCTTGTTGCAATGGGCAAGAGGTCGATCCATGTGTAA
- the lnt gene encoding apolipoprotein N-acyltransferase has protein sequence MIELQKRRSLRTVCSEVLILLAAALVFSFAFPGFATKNGFGFIAFFALIPVFGIIRNTTWKLTPLYGFLFGFIFYICFNYWLKTFHPLAILIAPIIKGFELLLAFLCLKAVDTLFKKYGYLAQAVVWVAYTYLSQNWFAGYPYGTLGYAIYRYLPLIQIASIVGVWGITFLMILPQTFIGNWLCDYYHKRAVPFRQYLRLNRIAVFVYGLLVLSSIIFGFTSIHYWNNQTPDRIWRVATVQHSADTWKGGYTTYKQNFNTLRKLSLEALQEDPDMIIWSETAFVPSVSWHEKYPSDPETSALVEEFVNFGKSLPVPLLTGNPEGVIDDATKPALTDDGSWNRKDYNTVIFFENGKIKNTYRKQHLVPFTEHFPYEKQLPWLYNLLLANDYNWWETGYDPVVFKTDQGVNFSTPICFEDVFAELSAKFVRNGADVIVNMTNDGWSKAVSAEMQHLAMAVFRSVENRKTTVRGTNSGMTCLIDPKGKIIDPMEPFKVGWHIYDVPVYLGETQGMTIYTKYDDWFAFLAVYLSLVLLLGGGAYKGYTIIKSKKKD, from the coding sequence TTGATTGAATTGCAAAAAAGACGGAGCCTCAGGACAGTATGTTCTGAGGTTCTTATTTTATTGGCGGCGGCCTTGGTTTTTTCATTTGCTTTCCCTGGTTTCGCCACAAAAAATGGATTCGGGTTCATTGCTTTCTTTGCTCTGATTCCCGTATTTGGCATCATAAGAAATACTACCTGGAAGTTGACCCCCCTTTACGGGTTCCTTTTCGGGTTTATTTTCTACATCTGCTTCAACTATTGGCTGAAGACCTTTCATCCGCTTGCAATCTTGATTGCACCGATAATCAAGGGCTTTGAGTTGTTGCTGGCATTCCTTTGCCTCAAAGCGGTAGATACGTTATTCAAGAAATATGGATATCTAGCCCAGGCTGTGGTTTGGGTTGCGTATACGTACCTGAGTCAGAATTGGTTTGCCGGATATCCCTATGGGACGCTCGGTTACGCAATCTATCGGTACCTCCCCTTGATACAGATAGCATCAATTGTCGGGGTGTGGGGAATTACTTTTTTAATGATTCTTCCCCAGACATTTATCGGGAACTGGCTCTGTGATTATTACCATAAGAGGGCAGTACCCTTCCGACAGTACCTGCGATTGAACCGTATTGCGGTTTTTGTCTATGGGCTGCTTGTCCTTTCCTCAATAATTTTTGGTTTCACCAGCATACATTACTGGAACAACCAGACACCTGACCGAATCTGGCGTGTTGCAACCGTACAGCACAGCGCCGATACCTGGAAAGGCGGTTATACAACCTATAAGCAGAATTTCAATACCTTAAGGAAACTGAGCCTTGAAGCCTTGCAGGAAGACCCTGATATGATAATCTGGTCTGAAACTGCCTTTGTCCCTTCAGTCTCCTGGCATGAGAAATATCCTTCAGACCCTGAAACCTCCGCTTTGGTAGAGGAGTTCGTCAACTTCGGAAAATCACTGCCGGTACCCCTGCTTACGGGTAATCCCGAAGGTGTGATCGATGATGCTACGAAACCTGCCCTTACGGATGATGGGTCCTGGAACAGGAAAGACTACAATACCGTTATTTTCTTTGAAAACGGAAAAATCAAAAATACTTACAGGAAACAGCACCTTGTACCCTTTACGGAACATTTCCCGTATGAAAAGCAATTGCCTTGGCTGTACAACTTATTGCTTGCAAACGACTATAACTGGTGGGAGACTGGGTATGACCCAGTGGTTTTCAAAACCGACCAAGGTGTCAATTTTTCAACCCCGATCTGTTTTGAGGATGTCTTTGCCGAGTTGAGTGCCAAGTTTGTACGAAACGGGGCCGATGTCATTGTCAATATGACCAATGACGGCTGGTCAAAAGCGGTGTCGGCGGAGATGCAACACTTGGCCATGGCCGTATTCAGGTCTGTTGAGAATCGTAAGACAACCGTCCGCGGAACAAACAGCGGAATGACCTGCCTGATCGACCCGAAAGGGAAAATCATAGATCCGATGGAACCCTTCAAAGTCGGCTGGCATATTTATGATGTCCCCGTCTATTTGGGTGAAACCCAGGGAATGACAATCTATACCAAGTATGATGATTGGTTTGCCTTCCTTGCAGTCTATCTGTCGTTGGTTTTGCTCCTTGGCGGTGGGGCCTATAAAGGCTACACGATTATCAAAAGCAAAAAAAAGGACTGA
- a CDS encoding galactokinase, giving the protein MDNVIIQHKNEFGETPLVVVEVPGACTLLGCYADACKGWSIVGTGESVLYVAISFRDDQMVRLSNATLNDRKRFVLGNIKFRKEDRWGNYIKGVVAILANEGVEFSGLNVTVEGSLLLSDNQMISTCIALGVCLALDKLMDLQLSIPSIIRIAYQANTVFNNEICKISDLLTIINAKRGKVLFFDLQHITFQEIDFPFSDTNEEYIALIVDSKISPNAMREEVSLKRKATELAFTKLKEFKQSGFIRDFPESELSARIVPLDEDSRHICEYILMESHLTNDSATLLSQKEALLYGKTMNRIQSGLRDLFEVTCPEVDWLTKRAAETSGCLGAVLICNGFSGNVMVLLSKQSLPSYINRLEEYEHIFGFHPRWYIFQSGGCAKVVFPENA; this is encoded by the coding sequence ATGGATAACGTAATAATTCAGCATAAAAATGAGTTTGGCGAAACACCATTGGTCGTAGTCGAAGTGCCCGGTGCTTGCACCTTGCTCGGGTGTTATGCCGATGCTTGTAAAGGTTGGTCCATTGTTGGGACTGGCGAATCTGTTTTGTACGTAGCAATATCGTTTAGAGACGACCAGATGGTACGTCTCTCCAATGCCACCCTCAATGATCGCAAACGTTTTGTCCTGGGAAATATTAAATTTCGCAAAGAAGACCGCTGGGGAAATTATATAAAAGGGGTAGTGGCAATACTTGCCAACGAAGGCGTTGAATTTTCAGGTTTGAACGTCACGGTTGAAGGATCCCTATTACTCAGCGATAACCAAATGATCAGTACTTGCATAGCTTTGGGTGTCTGCCTTGCCCTTGATAAGCTCATGGACTTACAGCTGAGCATTCCTTCGATTATCCGCATTGCTTACCAGGCAAATACGGTATTTAACAATGAAATATGTAAAATAAGTGATCTTTTGACGATAATTAATGCAAAAAGGGGAAAGGTACTCTTTTTTGACCTCCAGCATATTACCTTCCAGGAGATTGATTTTCCCTTCTCAGACACCAATGAAGAATATATTGCCCTTATTGTTGATAGCAAAATTTCCCCCAATGCCATGCGGGAAGAAGTCAGTCTTAAACGAAAAGCGACTGAGCTTGCTTTCACCAAACTCAAGGAATTCAAGCAGAGCGGATTCATCCGTGATTTCCCTGAAAGCGAATTGTCAGCAAGGATAGTCCCCCTCGATGAGGACTCTCGTCATATTTGCGAATATATCTTGATGGAATCCCATTTGACCAATGACTCTGCGACGCTTTTAAGCCAAAAAGAAGCTCTGCTCTATGGCAAGACCATGAACCGGATACAATCGGGGCTCCGTGATCTCTTTGAGGTTACATGCCCGGAAGTCGATTGGCTGACCAAGCGTGCAGCCGAAACCTCCGGATGTCTGGGGGCCGTGCTTATCTGTAACGGTTTTAGCGGTAATGTTATGGTCCTCTTGAGCAAACAGTCCCTTCCAAGCTATATTAACCGTCTGGAGGAATACGAGCACATTTTCGGTTTTCATCCCCGATGGTATATATTCCAAAGTGGTGGCTGTGCCAAAGTTGTGTTCCCTGAGAATGCATGA